In the genome of Xanthocytophaga agilis, one region contains:
- a CDS encoding ATP-dependent DNA helicase, whose translation MPVTTSLAELLKQKFPHTPTQGQAELFEMLDEFIADKEILLPVFLLRGYAGTGKTTILSTLVKIIKKFGYKTILMAPTGRAAKVMAQYSGKKAWTIHKKIFWQKTDAYSGNMVFERQPNYNTSTLFIIDEASMIDDEADFMGGRGLLAELIDYVFEHPSNKLLLVGDAAQLPPVGKTLSPALDSSYLQRTYDISVREKELTEVTRQGEASGILHNATYIRNSLINLKLTIELQTRGFRDCYKMTGERLEDGLRYAYDKFGRENTIIITRSNKTAVQYNQYIRRQINSSESEIDAGDLLMVVRNNYTVLGEDAPAGFIANGDFVEIKKVRSFEEMHGFRFANVELTLIDYPEYPSFEAKILLDTLHTVAASLSSEDNKKLYDSVLQDYTHIPRKTERVEAIRKDPYLNALQVKFAYALTCHKSQGGQWSAVFVDQGYLTDENLNAEFLRWLYTAITRATEEVYFMNFHTKFFNS comes from the coding sequence ATGCCCGTTACTACTTCACTAGCAGAACTATTAAAACAGAAATTTCCGCACACTCCTACACAGGGACAAGCAGAATTATTTGAGATGCTGGACGAATTTATTGCTGACAAAGAAATACTACTTCCTGTCTTTCTTTTGAGAGGATATGCAGGAACCGGAAAAACTACGATCTTAAGTACACTGGTCAAGATTATCAAAAAGTTTGGGTACAAAACCATCCTTATGGCTCCGACAGGACGTGCAGCAAAGGTAATGGCCCAGTACTCTGGTAAAAAAGCCTGGACAATACATAAAAAGATATTCTGGCAGAAAACAGATGCTTATTCTGGAAATATGGTATTTGAACGCCAGCCTAACTATAATACCAGTACATTATTTATCATAGATGAGGCGTCTATGATTGATGATGAGGCAGACTTCATGGGAGGCCGAGGATTACTTGCAGAACTGATTGATTATGTATTTGAACACCCATCCAATAAATTATTACTGGTAGGTGATGCAGCACAGTTACCCCCTGTAGGCAAAACCTTAAGTCCAGCTCTGGATAGCAGCTATTTACAGAGAACGTATGACATTAGTGTACGGGAAAAAGAACTAACCGAAGTAACCCGTCAGGGAGAGGCATCAGGCATATTACACAACGCTACCTATATTCGTAATAGTCTCATTAACCTAAAACTAACAATAGAGTTACAAACTCGTGGGTTTAGAGACTGCTATAAAATGACAGGTGAACGTTTGGAAGATGGCTTACGGTATGCTTATGATAAATTTGGCCGTGAAAATACCATTATCATCACACGATCAAACAAAACAGCTGTACAATACAACCAATATATACGTCGACAGATCAACTCTTCAGAAAGTGAAATTGATGCAGGAGATTTATTAATGGTGGTCCGAAATAATTACACAGTGTTGGGTGAAGATGCTCCAGCAGGGTTTATTGCCAATGGCGACTTTGTTGAGATAAAAAAAGTGAGAAGCTTTGAAGAAATGCACGGATTTCGCTTTGCCAATGTTGAACTAACATTGATTGACTATCCTGAATATCCATCATTTGAGGCAAAGATACTTCTGGACACATTACATACTGTAGCTGCTAGTTTAAGCTCCGAAGACAATAAAAAATTATATGATAGCGTCTTACAGGATTACACACATATTCCACGGAAAACCGAGCGAGTTGAAGCAATTCGGAAAGATCCTTACCTGAATGCACTGCAGGTAAAGTTTGCATATGCACTTACCTGTCACAAGTCACAAGGAGGACAATGGTCTGCTGTTTTTGTTGATCAGGGTTATTTAACGGATGAAAATCTGAATGCCGAGTTTTTACGTTGGCTCTATACTGCCATCACTCGGGCAACGGAAGAGGTATATTTCATGAATTTTCATACAAAGTTCTTTAATAGTTGA
- a CDS encoding NUDIX domain-containing protein has product MQSEEILQKFGNKLRVRVCGICIQDDKLLLVNLRHVTRTGDLWCPPGGGMQVGETAPETLIREFEEETGLKIEVGEFMFVNEFTGNSLHAVELFFRVTILDGVLRKGYDPELEQQVLEDVAFLSFEEIRKFKPEELHNLFRYCSSLEELVNLQGYYQLKI; this is encoded by the coding sequence ATGCAATCAGAAGAGATATTGCAAAAATTCGGAAATAAACTGCGAGTCAGAGTATGTGGTATTTGTATTCAGGATGATAAATTATTGCTTGTTAATCTACGCCATGTAACCCGGACAGGGGATTTATGGTGTCCACCGGGAGGAGGAATGCAGGTGGGAGAAACGGCCCCCGAAACACTGATTCGTGAATTTGAAGAGGAGACAGGATTAAAGATTGAAGTAGGAGAGTTTATGTTTGTAAATGAGTTTACAGGAAATTCATTGCATGCAGTTGAGCTTTTTTTTCGTGTAACTATCCTGGATGGAGTCTTACGTAAAGGATATGATCCTGAATTAGAGCAGCAGGTACTGGAAGATGTGGCTTTCCTGTCATTTGAAGAAATTCGCAAGTTTAAACCAGAAGAACTACATAATCTATTTAGATATTGTTCTTCTCTGGAAGAATTGGTAAATCTTCAGGGATATTATCAGTTAAAAATCTGA
- a CDS encoding beta-N-acetylhexosaminidase, with product MKITYLLSFLIAIGMLSSCTSKQEKTTTTTSAAISIIPKPVKLQKGEGSFVINNDTKILVDAGNEELKKIAQTLADQFQKAGNLPIKVEENTGNTDNNIVFTLKTPQDSLGKEGYTLSVTDKGVTLKANQATGVFYGYQTIRQLLPTAIESSSAVNGIAWSLPVVEITDTPRFVWRGLHLDVCRHFMPKEFVKKYIDLLAFHKLNTFHWHLTDDQGWRIEIKKYPKLTEIGGWRKETLIGHAGEKVERFDGKRYGGFYTQDEIKEVVQYAKERYITVVPEIEMPGHAMAAIAAYPELGVTGKPVEVGTKWGVFPDIFNAEDKTFSFLEDVLTEVITLFPSEYIHVGGDEAIKDYWKTSPLIKKKIKDLKLKDEHELQSYFIQRIEKFLNAKNKKLIGWDEILEGGIAPNATIMSWRGTEGGIAAAKAHHNAVMTPGEFVYFDHYQGPEKTEPLAIGGFLPLTKVYSYEPIPAELSVEESKYILGAQANLWTEYIKTPEHAEYMVFPRASALAEVVWSPKEQKNWDDFAKRIPQQLERYKYLNVNYAKTAFDGK from the coding sequence ATGAAAATTACTTACTTGCTTTCATTCCTCATAGCAATTGGAATGTTAAGTAGTTGCACTTCCAAGCAGGAGAAAACAACTACAACCACATCAGCAGCCATTTCCATTATTCCTAAGCCAGTGAAACTGCAAAAAGGAGAAGGGTCTTTTGTGATAAACAATGATACAAAGATACTAGTAGATGCAGGAAATGAAGAGTTAAAAAAGATTGCGCAAACACTTGCAGATCAGTTTCAGAAAGCAGGTAATCTTCCCATCAAAGTGGAGGAAAATACAGGAAATACAGATAACAACATTGTATTTACATTAAAAACTCCTCAGGATTCACTTGGTAAAGAGGGGTATACACTTTCTGTAACAGATAAAGGGGTAACTCTGAAAGCCAATCAAGCCACTGGTGTTTTCTATGGTTATCAAACCATTCGGCAGTTGCTTCCTACAGCCATTGAAAGCTCTAGTGCCGTGAATGGTATTGCATGGAGCCTCCCTGTAGTTGAAATTACAGATACCCCTCGGTTTGTATGGAGAGGTCTTCACTTAGATGTCTGCAGACACTTTATGCCGAAAGAGTTTGTCAAGAAATACATTGATCTACTGGCATTTCATAAGTTAAATACCTTCCATTGGCACTTGACAGATGACCAGGGATGGCGTATTGAAATCAAGAAGTATCCTAAACTGACAGAAATTGGAGGGTGGCGTAAAGAAACATTAATTGGGCATGCAGGTGAAAAAGTGGAACGCTTTGATGGCAAACGGTATGGAGGTTTCTATACACAGGATGAAATAAAAGAGGTTGTGCAATATGCAAAAGAACGTTACATCACAGTTGTACCAGAGATTGAGATGCCAGGACATGCAATGGCTGCTATTGCGGCTTACCCTGAACTTGGCGTAACAGGAAAACCTGTTGAAGTAGGAACCAAATGGGGGGTATTTCCAGATATTTTTAATGCAGAAGATAAAACATTCTCTTTCTTGGAGGATGTACTAACTGAAGTGATTACATTGTTTCCAAGTGAATATATACATGTAGGTGGGGATGAAGCGATTAAAGACTACTGGAAAACCTCCCCACTGATTAAGAAAAAGATCAAGGATCTTAAATTAAAAGATGAACACGAATTACAAAGTTATTTTATTCAACGTATTGAGAAGTTTTTAAATGCAAAAAACAAGAAATTGATTGGCTGGGATGAAATCCTCGAAGGCGGTATTGCACCTAATGCAACTATTATGTCATGGAGAGGTACAGAAGGAGGTATTGCAGCTGCAAAAGCTCATCACAATGCTGTCATGACTCCAGGTGAATTTGTATATTTTGATCATTATCAAGGTCCAGAAAAAACTGAACCACTGGCTATCGGTGGATTCCTGCCATTAACCAAAGTATACTCCTATGAACCTATACCTGCTGAACTATCAGTAGAAGAAAGCAAGTACATTTTGGGAGCACAGGCAAATCTATGGACTGAATACATAAAAACACCTGAACATGCAGAATATATGGTATTTCCCAGAGCCAGTGCTTTAGCTGAAGTTGTCTGGTCGCCAAAAGAGCAAAAAAACTGGGATGATTTTGCCAAGCGTATTCCGCAGCAACTAGAACGATATAAGTATCTGAATGTCAATTATGCTAAAACAGCATTTGATGGTAAGTAA
- a CDS encoding GNAT family N-acetyltransferase — protein MFAEAKYPEKIDPEELDNYLEQGWFRMDQTIFTTNFLNVTNKILSAIWLRADLQDFVPSKTQLKLLKQNARFQVSIQKASLTQEKESLFSRYKQGITFDASSSLHYLLYGNSTHLTSIYNTYEVTIYDGDVLIAAGFFDIGAKSAAGITSFYDPAYKKYSLGKFLIYQKIAYCQQQGLQYFYPGYFVPGYSLFDYKLDVGKKSLQYLQVSTQQWVPIEEFAHQLTPYQQMQFQLQLLRTALNEMRIDGKIWQYKFFDANLYPDFAELQLFDFPLFLDCFDASNPNLIPVIVYDVRDQRYHWLHCRAVGKNSIPELMPTIYATYLLKVEREIFSAETPLEIANILNTRIMPVHQEVSNENLSALS, from the coding sequence ATGTTTGCAGAAGCAAAGTACCCTGAAAAAATAGATCCGGAAGAATTAGATAATTATCTTGAACAGGGTTGGTTTCGCATGGATCAAACCATATTTACTACTAATTTTCTAAATGTTACTAATAAAATACTAAGTGCTATATGGCTTAGAGCAGACTTACAAGATTTTGTACCCAGCAAAACACAGCTGAAACTGCTTAAACAAAATGCCAGATTTCAGGTTTCTATTCAAAAAGCCTCTCTTACCCAGGAAAAGGAATCATTATTTTCCCGTTATAAGCAGGGAATTACATTTGACGCATCTTCTTCTCTTCATTATCTGTTGTATGGCAATTCAACCCACCTAACATCTATATATAACACATATGAAGTAACTATTTACGATGGTGATGTTTTAATAGCAGCAGGCTTTTTTGACATTGGGGCTAAAAGTGCAGCAGGAATTACTTCTTTTTATGATCCAGCCTACAAAAAATACAGTCTGGGAAAATTCCTGATCTACCAAAAAATTGCTTACTGCCAACAGCAAGGTCTGCAATACTTTTACCCTGGATACTTTGTTCCAGGTTATTCCCTCTTTGATTATAAACTAGATGTTGGCAAAAAATCACTCCAGTATTTACAAGTTAGTACTCAGCAATGGGTCCCTATTGAAGAATTTGCACACCAGCTTACGCCATATCAACAAATGCAGTTCCAGTTACAATTACTTCGAACTGCTTTGAATGAAATGCGTATCGATGGAAAAATATGGCAATACAAGTTCTTTGATGCAAACCTATATCCTGACTTTGCAGAGCTCCAGCTTTTTGACTTTCCTTTATTCCTGGACTGTTTTGATGCTTCCAATCCGAATTTGATACCAGTTATTGTCTACGATGTAAGAGATCAGCGCTATCACTGGCTCCATTGCAGAGCTGTCGGTAAAAACTCTATTCCGGAGCTCATGCCTACTATATATGCAACCTATCTGCTTAAAGTAGAGAGAGAAATCTTTTCTGCAGAAACGCCGCTGGAAATTGCAAACATTTTAAATACCCGTATTATGCCCGTTCACCAGGAAGTCAGTAATGAAAACCTGTCTGCTCTTTCCTAA
- a CDS encoding cobalt-precorrin-5B (C(1))-methyltransferase, with translation MSLQPIPSGPLRTGYTTGSCATACAKAALLALIKQTSVKQVEIELPIGGIASFLINSCQYTLLSASCSTIKDAGDDPDVTHGAEIGCKVSWNNINQIIFLRGEGVGIVTLPGLAIEVGEPAINPIPRQMMIREVSQVLQSQNIVKGVNLEVFVINGSELAKKTLNARLGIVGGLSILGTTGIVKPFSAAAYIASIEQGIDVALANGCTELIINSGGRTERQLKKRYPHLPDYAFIQYGNWIGETLQKIKMTPVSKVVMGIMLGKAVKLAKGDFNTHSDQSSWDKDFIIRVATESGYPSAICSQIQELTMARRLTELFPFTENEPFYQTLCRYCYRQCTSVIPEVSFSLLLFDAHDQMISYHLHH, from the coding sequence ATGAGTCTGCAGCCCATTCCTTCCGGACCTTTACGAACAGGCTATACTACTGGATCTTGTGCAACGGCCTGTGCAAAAGCTGCTTTGCTCGCATTGATTAAACAAACATCCGTGAAACAAGTAGAGATAGAACTGCCAATAGGAGGAATAGCCTCTTTTCTGATAAACTCTTGTCAATATACACTCCTATCTGCTAGTTGTAGTACGATTAAAGATGCAGGTGACGATCCGGATGTTACACATGGAGCCGAAATAGGTTGCAAGGTTAGCTGGAACAATATAAATCAGATTATCTTTTTACGGGGAGAAGGCGTAGGTATTGTCACACTTCCTGGTCTGGCTATTGAAGTTGGAGAGCCAGCAATTAACCCTATCCCTCGTCAGATGATGATCAGAGAAGTGAGTCAGGTTTTACAAAGTCAGAATATAGTGAAGGGCGTGAATCTGGAGGTCTTTGTAATCAATGGCTCAGAACTAGCAAAAAAAACGTTAAATGCTCGCTTGGGCATTGTTGGAGGGCTTTCCATACTAGGTACTACAGGTATTGTCAAACCATTTTCTGCCGCTGCTTATATTGCCAGTATTGAACAGGGAATAGATGTAGCTCTTGCCAATGGGTGTACGGAATTAATTATTAATTCCGGTGGACGTACAGAAAGGCAGCTCAAAAAACGCTATCCACATCTACCTGACTATGCATTTATCCAATATGGCAATTGGATTGGAGAAACTCTCCAAAAAATAAAAATGACACCTGTGTCTAAAGTTGTCATGGGAATTATGCTTGGCAAGGCGGTAAAGCTTGCCAAAGGAGATTTCAATACACATAGCGATCAATCGTCCTGGGATAAAGATTTTATCATCAGAGTTGCCACAGAGAGTGGATACCCATCGGCAATCTGTTCACAGATTCAGGAACTAACAATGGCACGAAGGCTCACGGAACTATTTCCATTTACAGAAAATGAACCATTTTATCAAACACTTTGCCGCTACTGTTATCGGCAATGTACCTCTGTAATTCCAGAAGTTAGCTTTTCTCTTTTATTATTTGATGCTCATGACCAAATGATTTCCTATCATTTACACCACTAA
- the cobK gene encoding precorrin-6A reductase → MILLFGGTTEGKRVAHYLNTVQLDYIYSTKTNIEFERHPHVQYRYGAFTEDDLATYIEKQSVKLILDASHPFASQLHQTIAQVIARHSIPAIRFERIYFERVIHPKIHYVSSIGAAIEKLYQIECHHLLALTGVQSIAPMKSYWMEKQTTFRILPRETSINQALAAGLLEKNILAAMPGQGVKQEILLIQNLEVDCILTKDSGESGFLSSKIEAAIQTQTNLIIVERPTIPESFQIVSTEQELEEQLKTLYL, encoded by the coding sequence ATGATTTTGTTATTTGGAGGAACAACCGAAGGCAAACGAGTTGCCCACTATCTGAATACAGTGCAGTTGGATTATATCTATTCAACAAAAACAAATATTGAGTTTGAAAGACATCCACATGTCCAATACAGATATGGAGCATTTACAGAAGATGACCTTGCTACCTATATAGAGAAACAATCTGTGAAACTTATTTTGGATGCCAGCCATCCTTTTGCCTCACAATTACATCAGACAATTGCCCAAGTAATAGCAAGGCATTCTATTCCAGCTATACGCTTTGAAAGGATATATTTCGAAAGAGTCATTCATCCTAAAATTCATTATGTATCTTCCATTGGAGCTGCTATTGAAAAATTGTATCAGATAGAATGCCATCATTTACTTGCACTTACAGGTGTTCAAAGTATTGCTCCTATGAAATCATATTGGATGGAAAAACAAACTACATTTCGGATTTTACCCAGAGAGACCTCCATTAACCAGGCATTAGCAGCCGGCTTACTGGAGAAAAATATTTTGGCAGCAATGCCTGGTCAAGGTGTTAAACAGGAAATACTGCTGATACAAAATCTGGAAGTTGATTGTATACTTACAAAGGACAGTGGAGAATCCGGTTTTTTGTCGAGTAAAATAGAAGCTGCAATTCAAACCCAAACCAATTTGATTATTGTTGAACGACCAACAATACCTGAATCGTTTCAAATTGTATCCACAGAACAGGAACTAGAAGAGCAGTTAAAGACACTTTATTTATGA
- the cobM gene encoding precorrin-4 C(11)-methyltransferase, translated as MNRIAIIASTDRGVTLGLIVQKEFQKSALVSTRSSTKTEVQSITSIADFLQTSFHSFDAFIFIGALGICVRSVAPYIQDKKEDPAIVNIDDHGKFAQSVLSGHIGGANELTHKIAAITGAQAVITTSSDIQNIWHLDTISNQFGWKIRTTSSLTTLISLFVNNKPTAVLLDIKDPGTTYLEKNKPDFVDFYYDYLQIDFSQYELFIAVTYKIYNSSLPTLLYHPQVLHVGMGCSRGIETHLLEESFRNQLLQHKIAIESIKSLGSIDIKYDEEAFIQLAQNLEIPFVTWTADQLNTQQVKNPSETVREKLGVDSVSEASAMLSARNQDLLLEKQKITVSSGKKYTLALTLDKTVQRKAMIAIVGAGPGDPELISVKGKQLLEQADLILYAGSLVPEELLTYAKPDTIIRNSASMNLEEQIELMVAYYTQGKMIVRLHSGDPSIYGAIQEQISIFEERGMDYFIVPGISAFQAAAAYLKSEFTIPEVVQTIILTRGEGNTPLPEHEKLNEMARHKATMCIFLSATIAKTVQAQLLEHYSEDTPIAILYRVTWKDEEVYTGTLNELAAIIREHKLTRTVLIIVGVAIGARQNRSQLYHPEHKHIFRTGKPVKL; from the coding sequence ATGAACCGAATAGCTATTATTGCCAGCACAGACCGGGGAGTAACTCTGGGACTTATAGTACAAAAAGAGTTTCAGAAATCTGCTCTGGTATCTACACGTTCTTCTACTAAAACAGAAGTACAATCAATTACTTCTATTGCAGATTTTCTGCAAACCTCTTTTCACTCTTTTGATGCATTTATTTTTATTGGAGCTTTGGGAATTTGTGTTCGTAGTGTTGCTCCTTATATTCAGGATAAGAAAGAAGATCCTGCTATTGTCAATATAGATGATCATGGAAAGTTTGCCCAATCTGTTCTTTCCGGACATATAGGAGGAGCGAATGAACTCACCCATAAAATAGCAGCTATTACGGGAGCTCAGGCTGTGATTACGACCTCCAGTGATATCCAGAACATCTGGCATCTGGATACCATATCAAATCAATTTGGGTGGAAAATAAGAACAACAAGTAGCCTTACTACATTAATCTCATTGTTTGTCAATAATAAACCAACTGCTGTCTTACTGGATATCAAAGATCCGGGAACAACCTATCTGGAAAAGAATAAACCCGATTTTGTTGACTTTTATTATGACTACCTGCAGATTGACTTTAGTCAATACGAACTTTTCATAGCAGTAACCTATAAAATATATAATTCATCTCTGCCTACCCTACTCTATCATCCTCAGGTTCTACATGTAGGAATGGGATGTTCAAGAGGTATTGAAACTCATCTTTTGGAAGAATCTTTCAGGAATCAACTGTTGCAGCATAAGATAGCCATTGAATCCATAAAATCACTTGGATCTATCGATATCAAATATGATGAAGAAGCGTTTATTCAATTAGCACAAAACCTAGAGATTCCATTTGTTACCTGGACTGCAGATCAACTCAATACCCAACAGGTTAAAAATCCGTCAGAAACGGTTCGTGAAAAACTGGGAGTAGACAGCGTGTCGGAAGCATCTGCCATGTTATCAGCCAGGAATCAGGATCTGTTGCTGGAAAAACAAAAGATCACAGTATCTTCTGGAAAAAAATATACACTTGCACTGACTCTAGATAAGACAGTACAAAGAAAAGCGATGATTGCCATCGTTGGGGCAGGTCCTGGAGATCCTGAACTAATTAGTGTCAAAGGCAAACAATTACTGGAGCAAGCAGATTTAATCTTATACGCAGGCAGTTTGGTACCCGAAGAATTACTTACCTATGCCAAGCCAGATACAATCATACGAAATTCAGCCAGTATGAACCTGGAAGAACAGATTGAATTGATGGTAGCCTACTATACCCAAGGTAAAATGATTGTAAGGTTGCATTCAGGAGATCCTTCTATCTATGGAGCTATTCAGGAACAGATTAGTATATTTGAGGAAAGAGGCATGGATTACTTTATTGTCCCTGGTATCTCAGCTTTTCAGGCAGCAGCAGCTTACCTGAAATCAGAATTTACGATTCCGGAAGTAGTTCAAACCATTATATTAACTCGGGGTGAAGGTAATACACCTTTACCAGAACACGAAAAACTCAACGAAATGGCGCGTCATAAAGCTACCATGTGTATCTTCCTGAGTGCAACTATTGCTAAAACTGTCCAGGCTCAGTTGCTTGAACATTATTCGGAAGATACTCCTATTGCCATTCTATACAGAGTTACATGGAAGGATGAAGAAGTGTATACAGGGACCTTGAATGAACTTGCAGCAATCATTCGGGAACATAAACTTACCCGAACCGTTCTGATTATTGTAGGAGTGGCTATTGGAGCCCGCCAGAACCGATCTCAATTATATCATCCGGAACACAAGCATATTTTCAGGACTGGAAAACCTGTAAAACTGTAG
- the cbiE gene encoding precorrin-6y C5,15-methyltransferase (decarboxylating) subunit CbiE gives MADYIVIGLGNSTEFRLQEDILSCLSSYTIFSGGKRHYALVKDKLPPIHQWIDIKGDMEGLFKEFQSINQPIIVFASGDPLFYGFASTIQKFDPKATLKVYPWFNSIQLLCHKLLLPYHQVTPISVHGRSWDELDTALLRGLPQIGVLTDAQKAPASIAQRMLDYRFDNYTMIIGEALESVEEQIKNMTLEEAAHTTCHPLNCILLKQTKPKPKHFGIPDSSFAYLDNRPNMITKMPVRMVSLSQLDLSIRHSLWDIGFCTGSVAIEARCRFPHLQVTAFEKRPECDQLFEVNTRTHSTPGIAKVMGDFLEIDLTTLQQPDAVFIGGHGNRLEELIFKVDTYLQSKGRLVMNVVQQTSKTSFIQSIQKLNYVLLPEITIRVDEHNPITILAAEKP, from the coding sequence GTGGCAGATTATATTGTAATAGGACTAGGAAACTCTACTGAGTTTAGATTACAGGAAGATATACTATCCTGCCTATCTTCCTATACCATTTTCTCGGGAGGAAAACGACACTATGCACTGGTCAAAGATAAGCTCCCTCCTATTCATCAATGGATTGATATTAAAGGGGATATGGAAGGTTTGTTCAAAGAGTTTCAATCTATTAACCAGCCTATTATTGTTTTTGCATCTGGAGACCCACTGTTTTATGGCTTTGCAAGCACTATACAAAAATTTGATCCAAAGGCTACACTAAAAGTATATCCCTGGTTTAACAGCATTCAGCTTCTCTGTCACAAACTACTGCTACCTTATCATCAGGTTACTCCGATATCAGTACATGGCAGATCCTGGGATGAACTGGATACAGCCTTGTTGCGTGGATTGCCACAGATTGGAGTACTCACCGATGCACAGAAGGCACCTGCGTCTATTGCACAACGAATGTTGGATTATCGGTTTGATAATTACACAATGATAATTGGTGAAGCCTTGGAAAGTGTCGAAGAGCAAATTAAAAATATGACTCTGGAAGAAGCCGCTCATACTACCTGTCATCCATTAAATTGTATTTTACTCAAACAAACAAAACCGAAACCGAAACATTTTGGTATTCCAGATTCATCATTTGCCTACCTGGACAATCGTCCAAATATGATTACAAAAATGCCTGTGCGTATGGTAAGTTTATCTCAACTTGACCTGTCTATACGCCACTCTTTGTGGGACATTGGCTTTTGTACAGGATCAGTAGCTATTGAAGCACGATGTCGTTTTCCTCACCTGCAAGTAACTGCTTTCGAAAAGCGTCCAGAATGTGACCAATTATTTGAGGTAAATACCCGCACACATTCAACACCCGGAATTGCTAAAGTAATGGGCGATTTTCTTGAGATAGATCTGACTACACTTCAACAACCAGATGCAGTCTTCATAGGAGGACACGGCAATAGATTAGAAGAACTTATTTTCAAAGTTGATACCTACCTGCAATCCAAAGGACGTCTTGTAATGAATGTAGTTCAACAAACAAGCAAAACAAGTTTTATACAAAGCATTCAAAAACTCAATTATGTGTTGTTGCCAGAGATAACCATTCGGGTAGATGAACATAATCCAATTACCATTTTAGCCGCCGAAAAACCCTAA
- the bluB gene encoding 5,6-dimethylbenzimidazole synthase: protein MTEGKLFTQEDVQLLEEIILNRRDVRGNRFLDKPLGDDTLDKLLMAALHAPSVGFSQPWEFVIIKDETIKKQIRESFEEENEKAVQCFSDEKQKQYIKLKLEGILEAPVNIAIFYKPSAEVVLGQTSMKEAGLYSVVCAIQNMWLMARALNIGLGWVSILDAEKVKQILSAPASNQLIAYLCLGYVDRFFTQPELETLQWEKRKEKDKVVFYNTY from the coding sequence ATGACAGAAGGAAAACTATTTACTCAGGAAGATGTACAATTGCTGGAAGAGATTATTCTTAACCGCCGGGATGTAAGAGGAAATCGGTTTCTGGATAAACCATTAGGAGATGATACTCTGGACAAACTACTGATGGCAGCCCTGCATGCCCCTTCCGTTGGATTTTCACAACCCTGGGAGTTTGTCATCATCAAAGATGAGACTATTAAAAAGCAGATTCGGGAAAGCTTTGAAGAAGAAAATGAAAAGGCAGTCCAATGCTTTTCGGATGAAAAACAAAAACAATATATCAAGTTAAAATTGGAGGGCATTCTGGAAGCCCCTGTGAACATTGCCATTTTCTACAAACCATCTGCAGAAGTGGTGCTGGGTCAGACCAGCATGAAGGAAGCGGGGTTGTATAGTGTAGTCTGTGCGATTCAGAATATGTGGTTAATGGCACGAGCACTTAATATTGGATTAGGTTGGGTAAGTATTCTTGACGCAGAAAAAGTAAAACAAATCCTATCTGCCCCAGCATCCAATCAATTGATAGCGTATTTGTGCCTGGGGTATGTAGACAGATTTTTCACACAGCCTGAACTGGAAACCCTACAATGGGAAAAACGCAAAGAAAAAGATAAAGTAGTTTTTTACAATACCTATTGA